A region from the Candidatus Tenderia electrophaga genome encodes:
- a CDS encoding flagellar protein FliS — protein MNVSVQRGSGIEQYKKAGTQTSLETASPHRLIQMLLEGALEKLRSAKLYMQSGDRALKGSHISWAISILDGLRMSIDKEAGGEIGRNLDDLYEYMARRLIEANAQNDLDALDEVSALLIEIKSAWDAVPDAMQAQQETFS, from the coding sequence ATGAATGTTTCAGTACAGCGAGGCTCGGGGATAGAACAGTATAAAAAGGCCGGAACGCAAACGAGTCTTGAGACCGCCTCGCCGCATCGTTTGATACAGATGCTGCTCGAAGGCGCATTGGAAAAGCTGAGGTCGGCCAAACTCTATATGCAAAGCGGTGATCGGGCCTTGAAGGGAAGTCACATCTCCTGGGCGATTTCCATTCTGGACGGTTTACGGATGAGTATAGACAAAGAGGCCGGCGGGGAAATTGGGCGTAATCTCGATGATCTGTACGAATATATGGCGCGCCGCCTGATCGAAGCCAATGCGCAAAATGATTTGGACGCGCTTGACGAGGTCTCGGCCTTGTTGATCGAGATCAAATCGGCGTGGGATGCCGTGCCCGATGCCATGCAGGCCCAGCAAGAGACATTTAGCTAA
- a CDS encoding AAA family ATPase yields the protein MRESAILLIDDNESRREELLAILEFIDLRHFYACDCATWRQQLDQIDAPIQTIILGDCGSAETLDEIVALTTQANPDVAFILFQEECGAGAYSEALQKEALALLDRPLKYKQTASVLEKAKVYRGTTSTVPRERRGSIELFRSLVGNSHSIRQVRKLIEQVAVADANVLILGESGTGKEVVARNLHYYSARRDKPFVPINCGAIPADLLESELFGHEKGAFTGAISARQGRFELAEGGTLFLDEIGDMSLHMQVKLLRVLQERTFERVGSNKSISTNVRIVAATHRDLERAIKEGKFREDLFYRLNVFPIEMPPLRERREDIPLLVNELIARLENEGRGTVRITQPTMMALCQYSWPGNVRELANLVERLVIMYPTGVVDQNDLPEKFQSGELSQGEAIVNELMAQQPELDELPSDSSANLPRLPREGIDLKEYLGDLERHFIQQALDDADGIVAHAAKRLQLRRTTLVEKMRKYGLQRNEEVT from the coding sequence ATGCGTGAATCAGCGATTTTGCTGATAGACGACAATGAAAGCCGGCGTGAAGAGCTGTTGGCGATACTGGAGTTTATCGATCTGCGCCACTTCTATGCTTGCGATTGCGCCACCTGGCGGCAGCAGTTGGACCAGATCGATGCGCCAATCCAGACGATCATTTTGGGGGATTGTGGCAGCGCGGAGACACTCGACGAAATCGTCGCCCTGACCACTCAGGCCAATCCCGATGTCGCGTTTATCCTGTTTCAGGAGGAGTGCGGCGCCGGCGCTTATTCGGAAGCTCTGCAAAAAGAGGCCCTCGCGCTTTTGGACCGACCGCTTAAATACAAACAGACGGCCTCAGTGCTGGAAAAGGCCAAGGTGTATCGCGGCACCACCAGCACCGTCCCCCGAGAGCGGCGCGGTTCTATCGAATTATTCCGCAGCCTGGTCGGCAATAGCCACTCCATCCGCCAGGTGCGCAAGCTGATCGAGCAGGTCGCCGTTGCCGACGCCAATGTGCTCATCCTGGGCGAGTCCGGCACCGGTAAAGAGGTCGTGGCGCGTAACCTGCATTACTATTCCGCCCGGCGCGACAAACCCTTTGTGCCCATCAACTGCGGCGCCATTCCCGCCGACCTGCTCGAGAGCGAGTTGTTTGGTCACGAGAAGGGCGCCTTTACCGGCGCCATCAGTGCGCGTCAGGGACGCTTCGAACTGGCCGAGGGCGGCACCCTGTTTCTGGATGAAATCGGCGATATGAGCCTGCATATGCAGGTTAAACTGCTGCGCGTGCTGCAGGAGCGTACCTTCGAGCGGGTCGGCAGCAACAAGAGTATTAGCACCAATGTGCGCATCGTCGCAGCCACCCATCGCGATCTGGAACGCGCCATCAAGGAGGGCAAGTTCCGTGAGGACCTGTTTTACCGCCTGAACGTCTTTCCCATCGAAATGCCGCCGCTGCGCGAGCGCCGGGAAGATATCCCCCTGCTGGTGAACGAATTGATCGCCCGCCTCGAGAACGAGGGCCGCGGTACCGTGCGTATCACCCAGCCCACCATGATGGCGCTGTGCCAGTACAGTTGGCCCGGTAACGTGCGCGAGCTGGCCAATCTGGTGGAACGGCTGGTGATCATGTATCCCACCGGGGTCGTGGATCAGAACGACTTGCCGGAAAAATTCCAAAGCGGCGAATTGAGCCAGGGCGAGGCCATCGTCAACGAGTTGATGGCGCAACAGCCCGAGTTGGACGAATTGCCGTCCGACTCCAGCGCGAATCTGCCGCGCTTGCCGCGCGAGGGCATCGACCTGAAAGAATATCTGGGTGACCTAGAGCGCCATTTCATCCAGCAAGCCCTGGACGATGCCGACGGCATCGTTGCCCATGCCGCCAAGCGCTTGCAACTGCGGCGTACCACCCTCGTCGAAAAAATGCGCAAATACGGGCTGCAGCGCAATGAAGAAGTGACGTAA
- a CDS encoding Fis family transcriptional regulator, which produces MNAAAVLVVEDDISLREALCDTLEMAGIQVRAVADGNAALKIIEHEKVSVVVSDVHMRPMDGHALLQKLKAANPNLPVVLMTAYGSVENAVKAMRDGASDYLVKPFEADVLLNMVNRFLNQKSAARDLIAEDEKTMRVVALAERVAAADVTVLINGDSGTGKEVIARHIHNCSARAEGPFVAINCAAIPENMLEAVLFGYEKGAFTGAYQACAGKFEQAQDGTLLLDEISEMDLGLQAKLLRVLQEKEVERLGGKKTIPLNVRVLATTNRNMREDVAAGRFREDLYYRLNVFPLSLPSLRARSGDIVPLAELFIAKYAGAAAPSLSDAAKYALTRHAWPGNVRELENVIQRALILCDDGELSTEDLQFETLEDQEEAQLSLHQELDSNLNNDLKLKEFDLIAHALSECSGSKKAAAELLGISPRTLRYKLARMRAQNLLIPGE; this is translated from the coding sequence ATGAACGCAGCAGCTGTTCTGGTCGTCGAGGATGATATTTCACTTCGTGAAGCACTTTGCGACACACTGGAAATGGCGGGCATACAGGTCAGGGCCGTGGCCGACGGCAACGCCGCCCTGAAGATTATTGAACACGAAAAGGTCTCCGTGGTGGTCAGTGATGTCCACATGCGGCCGATGGACGGACATGCCCTGCTGCAGAAGCTCAAGGCGGCCAATCCCAATCTCCCGGTCGTTTTAATGACCGCCTATGGCAGTGTCGAAAACGCGGTCAAGGCCATGCGCGACGGTGCCAGCGATTATTTGGTGAAACCCTTCGAAGCGGACGTGTTGCTCAACATGGTCAACCGCTTTCTCAATCAAAAGAGTGCCGCGCGGGATTTGATTGCCGAAGACGAAAAGACCATGCGCGTAGTGGCCCTGGCCGAGCGCGTGGCCGCCGCCGATGTTACCGTGCTGATCAACGGCGACAGCGGTACCGGCAAGGAAGTCATCGCGCGCCACATTCACAACTGCTCGGCGCGCGCCGAGGGTCCCTTTGTCGCCATCAATTGCGCCGCGATCCCGGAGAATATGTTGGAAGCGGTGTTGTTCGGCTATGAAAAAGGTGCCTTCACCGGTGCCTACCAGGCCTGTGCCGGCAAGTTTGAGCAGGCCCAGGACGGCACCCTGCTGTTGGATGAAATCTCGGAAATGGACCTTGGTTTACAGGCCAAGCTGTTGCGCGTGCTGCAGGAGAAAGAAGTGGAGCGCCTGGGCGGTAAGAAGACCATCCCCCTCAATGTGCGCGTGCTGGCCACCACCAACCGCAACATGAGGGAGGATGTCGCCGCCGGCCGTTTCCGCGAAGACCTGTATTACCGCCTTAACGTCTTTCCCCTGAGTCTGCCGTCACTGCGGGCACGCAGCGGCGACATCGTGCCGCTGGCGGAACTGTTTATCGCCAAATACGCCGGTGCCGCGGCGCCGAGCCTCAGCGATGCCGCCAAGTATGCGCTCACCCGCCATGCTTGGCCCGGCAATGTGCGTGAGCTGGAGAACGTCATTCAGCGCGCCTTGATCCTATGCGACGACGGCGAACTCAGTACTGAAGATCTGCAATTCGAGACCCTGGAAGACCAGGAAGAAGCGCAGCTTTCCTTGCACCAGGAATTGGACTCAAACCTGAATAACGATCTCAAACTAAAGGAATTCGACCTGATCGCCCATGCCCTGAGTGAATGCAGCGGCAGTAAAAAGGCGGCGGCCGAGTTGCTGGGTATCAGCCCGCGTACACTGCGCTACAAATTGGCGCGCATGCGCGCCCAAAATCTTTTGATCCCCGGCGAATAA
- a CDS encoding flagellar hook-basal body protein FliE, with the protein MNVDQVLMQMRVMAAQAKGIQDVSQVEAKGGADFSDMLVKSINAVNESQQASGDLKKRFEMGDQSVNMVDVAVASEKAKIAYTAMSEVRNKLIKAYQDIMSMPV; encoded by the coding sequence ATGAATGTCGACCAAGTGCTGATGCAGATGCGTGTTATGGCAGCCCAGGCCAAGGGCATCCAGGATGTCAGTCAAGTGGAGGCTAAAGGCGGTGCCGATTTTTCCGACATGCTGGTGAAATCCATCAACGCCGTCAACGAAAGCCAACAGGCCTCCGGGGATTTGAAGAAACGTTTCGAAATGGGTGATCAGAGCGTCAACATGGTCGATGTGGCCGTCGCCTCAGAAAAGGCCAAGATCGCTTACACCGCCATGAGTGAGGTGCGCAACAAACTGATCAAGGCCTATCAAGACATCATGAGCATGCCTGTTTAA
- a CDS encoding flagellar motor switch protein FliG produces MAENNKRRDAGGLSGAERAAILLMSLGETDAAAILKHMGPKEVQKVGTAMAHTSNVSKEVVLDVINSFVEEVDAKAALGGSEDYIKNLLMQALGEDKASQVIDRILLGHSSKGLESLKWMEPKAVAELIRTEHPQIIAIVLSYLDGDQAAAILSILPERTRSDIVMRIASLDGIQPSALQELDLILEKQFTGNSSVQSSSVGGMKTAANILNFMDGSVESEIMDEVKEADAELGQGIEELMFVFDNLVDIDDRGIQTLLREVSSETLVLALKAADETVKEKIFKNMSKRASEMLRDDLEARGPVKLSDVEAAQKEVLAIARRMMESGELAMGGKGGDEYV; encoded by the coding sequence ATGGCTGAAAACAATAAGCGCCGCGATGCGGGTGGTCTGAGCGGTGCTGAGCGCGCCGCGATCCTGCTCATGAGTCTGGGCGAAACCGATGCCGCGGCCATTCTAAAACACATGGGCCCGAAAGAGGTACAAAAGGTCGGCACGGCCATGGCGCACACCTCTAACGTATCCAAAGAGGTCGTGCTTGATGTGATTAACAGTTTCGTCGAGGAAGTGGATGCCAAGGCCGCACTGGGCGGTTCTGAAGACTATATCAAGAACCTGTTGATGCAGGCCCTGGGTGAGGACAAGGCCTCCCAGGTGATCGACCGCATCCTGCTGGGGCATTCTTCCAAGGGGCTCGAGTCGCTGAAATGGATGGAGCCCAAGGCGGTGGCGGAGTTGATTCGCACCGAGCATCCGCAAATCATCGCCATCGTGTTGTCTTATCTCGACGGTGACCAGGCCGCAGCGATTCTGTCCATTCTGCCGGAGCGTACGCGTTCCGATATTGTCATGCGCATCGCCTCCCTCGACGGTATTCAACCCTCGGCGCTGCAAGAACTCGATTTGATCCTGGAAAAACAATTTACCGGCAACAGCTCGGTGCAGTCCTCCAGCGTCGGTGGTATGAAGACCGCCGCCAATATCCTTAACTTCATGGATGGCTCGGTGGAATCCGAGATTATGGATGAGGTCAAAGAGGCCGACGCCGAGCTGGGGCAGGGCATCGAAGAGCTGATGTTCGTATTCGACAACCTCGTCGATATCGATGACCGCGGCATTCAAACCCTGCTGCGCGAGGTCTCCTCCGAGACCCTGGTGCTGGCACTCAAGGCCGCCGACGAGACGGTCAAGGAAAAGATCTTCAAAAACATGTCCAAGCGCGCCAGCGAAATGTTGCGCGACGATTTGGAGGCCAGGGGGCCGGTCAAACTCTCCGATGTGGAGGCGGCGCAGAAAGAAGTGCTTGCCATTGCCCGCCGCATGATGGAATCCGGCGAACTGGCCATGGGCGGCAAGGGCGGGGATGAATATGTCTAA
- the fliI gene encoding flagellar protein export ATPase FliI (involved in type III protein export during flagellum assembly) — protein sequence MTEPQAAPRVFADLPARLARHSETLENRIPLAVSGKLTRMVGLTLEAVGIQAAIGGRCLVMPPSGEPVEAEVVGFAGDKTYLMPTGDIRGLVPNAKVVPLNKVCAAPAGMALLGRILDGAGRPLDSKGPLGVDTWVPLNGRSINPLARHPIDMPLDVGVGAINAMLTVGRGQRMGLFAGSGVGKSVLLGMMTKYTTADVIVVGLIGERGREVKEFIENILGPEGMARAVVVATPADNSPLMRLHGAMLATSIAEYYRDQGLQVLLLMDSLTRYAQAQREIALAIGEPPATKGYPPSVFAKLPQLVERAGNGDKGGGSITAFYTVLTEGDDQQDPIADAARAILDGHIVLSRELAEMGHYPAIDIEASISRVMNEIVVPEHMQQARRVKQLYSTYQQNRDLISVGAYSKGSNPRIDEAIAYYPRLMNFLSQPIGEAVQFEQSLGGLAALFKNPPSTQPQAKE from the coding sequence ATGACTGAGCCGCAAGCCGCTCCCCGCGTGTTCGCCGATCTCCCGGCGCGACTGGCCCGCCATAGCGAAACCCTGGAAAACAGGATCCCCTTGGCTGTCAGCGGCAAACTGACGCGCATGGTGGGCCTGACCCTGGAGGCGGTCGGCATCCAGGCGGCGATAGGCGGCCGTTGTTTGGTGATGCCGCCCAGCGGCGAACCCGTAGAGGCTGAAGTCGTCGGCTTCGCCGGAGACAAGACCTACCTCATGCCCACCGGGGACATCCGCGGCTTGGTGCCCAATGCCAAGGTGGTGCCACTCAATAAAGTGTGCGCGGCGCCTGCCGGCATGGCGTTGCTGGGGCGCATTCTCGACGGTGCCGGCCGGCCGCTGGATAGCAAGGGTCCGCTGGGCGTCGATACCTGGGTGCCGCTCAATGGGCGCAGTATCAATCCCCTGGCGCGCCATCCCATCGACATGCCCTTGGATGTGGGCGTCGGCGCCATTAACGCCATGCTTACCGTCGGCCGCGGTCAACGCATGGGCCTGTTCGCCGGCAGCGGTGTGGGCAAGAGTGTGCTGCTGGGTATGATGACCAAGTACACCACCGCCGATGTGATCGTGGTCGGTCTGATCGGTGAGCGCGGCCGCGAGGTGAAGGAGTTCATCGAAAATATCCTCGGTCCCGAGGGCATGGCGCGTGCCGTGGTGGTGGCCACGCCGGCGGATAATTCGCCGCTGATGCGTCTGCACGGCGCCATGTTGGCCACCAGCATCGCCGAATATTATCGCGATCAGGGGCTGCAGGTGCTGCTGTTGATGGATTCCCTGACCCGTTATGCACAGGCCCAGCGCGAAATCGCCCTGGCCATCGGCGAGCCGCCCGCCACCAAAGGCTATCCGCCCTCGGTGTTCGCCAAATTGCCGCAACTGGTGGAGCGTGCCGGCAACGGCGACAAGGGCGGCGGTTCAATTACTGCCTTTTATACCGTGCTTACCGAGGGTGACGACCAGCAGGACCCCATCGCCGATGCCGCACGCGCCATTCTCGACGGCCATATCGTGCTGTCGCGTGAGCTGGCGGAGATGGGCCATTATCCGGCTATCGACATCGAGGCCTCCATCAGCCGTGTCATGAACGAAATCGTTGTGCCCGAGCATATGCAGCAGGCGCGGCGTGTTAAACAGCTCTATTCCACCTACCAGCAGAATCGTGACTTGATCAGCGTCGGCGCCTATAGCAAAGGCAGCAATCCGCGTATCGACGAGGCCATTGCCTACTATCCCCGGCTTATGAATTTTCTGTCGCAGCCCATCGGCGAGGCGGTGCAGTTTGAGCAGAGTCTGGGCGGCTTGGCGGCGCTGTTTAAGAATCCCCCCAGCACCCAGCCCCAGGCAAAGGAATAA
- a CDS encoding Fis family transcriptional regulator, with protein sequence MPTILAVDDSASMRQMVTFTLKGAGFTVIDAVDGVDALGKAKSAKVDLVLTDVNMPKMDGISLIKELRALSNYKFTPILMLTTESGGDKKMEGKSAGATGWIVKPFNPDQLLATIKKVLG encoded by the coding sequence ATGCCGACAATACTTGCAGTTGACGATTCAGCATCCATGCGCCAGATGGTGACCTTTACCTTGAAGGGTGCGGGATTTACCGTCATCGACGCTGTCGACGGTGTCGATGCGTTGGGCAAGGCCAAGAGCGCCAAGGTGGACCTGGTGCTGACCGACGTCAATATGCCGAAAATGGATGGCATCAGTCTGATTAAAGAACTGCGCGCGCTGTCCAATTACAAATTCACTCCAATTTTGATGTTGACCACCGAGTCCGGCGGCGACAAAAAGATGGAAGGCAAGAGTGCCGGCGCCACCGGATGGATAGTCAAACCCTTCAACCCGGACCAGTTGCTGGCGACGATCAAGAAAGTCCTGGGTTGA
- a CDS encoding chemotaxis protein CheA, with protein sequence MSIDISQFLDTFYEESFEGLDTMETELLALKPGEADGESINTIFRAAHSIKGGSGTFGLGAVSDFTHVLETLLDQMRDGRREVTQAAVELMLASVDVLRDMLNALRDGSDIDSDRVNEVHGQLEALLQGDAAPQTEQADAQPLTTDAQAASVANGWTVHFKPFAHLFKTGNDPVRIIRELADLGSMQASVDLTALPEFDLLDPEECYLAWRINLDGDISEAQIRDVFVWVEDDCDLSVEACAAPPEASDSKAHLEQGEAPGGNDAGAVEIQADETRARETVQQPQAGAEQAKSQTAAPATKKQANAESGSIRVGIDKVDALINMVGELVITQSMLNQLGEEFTMDRVQKLQEGLTELERHTRELQENVMRIRMLPISFSFNRFPRLVHDLSTKLDKKVELKMSGEQTELDKTVMEKIGDPLVHLVRNSLDHGIESPEERQAKGKPETGTLHLNAYHQGGNIVIEIHDDGAGLDAERIRAKAIEKGLVNEHEELSHDKIYDLIFAPGFSTAKEVSDVSGRGVGMDVVKRNIKDLGGVVEVKSEQGLGSTFTIRLPLTLAILDGQLVRIGDQTYVVPLVSIIESLQIKSEKVSSIAGGTELYKLRDDYLPIIRMHELFNIESDNTELVNGLLVVVEGEGQMAGIFVDDLLGQQQVVIKSLETNYKKVKGLSGATILGDGTVAMILDVQGLVALSRERLRSLRDRSAVA encoded by the coding sequence ATGAGCATCGATATCAGCCAATTCCTCGATACATTTTATGAGGAAAGTTTCGAAGGTCTGGATACTATGGAGACCGAGTTGCTGGCGCTCAAACCGGGCGAGGCCGATGGTGAATCGATCAACACCATCTTTCGCGCTGCGCATTCCATCAAGGGTGGCAGCGGCACCTTCGGCCTTGGCGCCGTCAGTGACTTCACCCATGTGCTGGAAACCCTGTTGGATCAGATGCGCGACGGCCGGCGCGAGGTGACACAAGCGGCGGTGGAACTCATGTTGGCCTCGGTGGATGTGTTGCGCGACATGCTCAATGCCCTGCGCGACGGCAGCGACATCGATAGCGATCGTGTCAACGAAGTACATGGCCAGCTGGAGGCCCTGCTGCAGGGTGATGCCGCGCCGCAAACAGAGCAGGCCGACGCGCAGCCGCTCACCACCGATGCGCAGGCCGCGTCGGTGGCGAACGGCTGGACGGTGCATTTCAAACCCTTTGCCCACTTGTTTAAAACCGGCAACGATCCGGTCCGGATTATCAGAGAGCTGGCCGATCTGGGCAGCATGCAGGCCAGCGTCGACCTCACCGCCCTGCCCGAATTCGATTTGCTCGATCCGGAAGAATGCTACCTCGCCTGGCGCATCAACCTGGACGGTGATATCAGCGAAGCCCAGATCAGAGACGTATTCGTCTGGGTGGAAGATGACTGCGACTTGAGCGTGGAGGCATGTGCTGCCCCCCCTGAAGCCAGCGACTCAAAAGCGCATCTTGAACAGGGTGAAGCCCCGGGCGGGAACGACGCAGGCGCCGTTGAAATTCAGGCCGATGAGACACGCGCGCGTGAAACCGTACAGCAGCCCCAGGCCGGCGCTGAGCAAGCCAAATCTCAGACAGCGGCCCCTGCGACGAAGAAGCAGGCCAACGCTGAATCCGGCTCCATCCGCGTCGGAATCGATAAGGTGGACGCGCTCATCAATATGGTGGGCGAATTGGTCATCACCCAGTCCATGCTCAATCAGCTGGGCGAAGAATTCACTATGGACCGGGTGCAAAAACTGCAAGAAGGTTTGACCGAACTCGAACGACATACACGCGAATTACAGGAAAATGTCATGCGCATTCGCATGCTGCCAATCAGCTTTTCCTTTAACCGCTTCCCGCGTCTAGTCCACGATCTGAGCACCAAGCTCGATAAGAAAGTGGAGCTGAAGATGTCAGGTGAACAGACCGAGCTCGACAAGACGGTGATGGAGAAGATCGGCGACCCGCTGGTCCACCTGGTCAGGAACTCCTTGGATCACGGCATCGAATCGCCCGAAGAACGCCAGGCCAAAGGTAAGCCCGAAACCGGCACCTTGCATCTCAACGCCTATCATCAGGGCGGCAACATCGTTATCGAGATTCATGACGACGGGGCCGGTCTGGATGCCGAGCGCATACGTGCCAAGGCCATCGAGAAGGGCCTGGTTAATGAGCATGAAGAGCTGTCACACGACAAGATCTATGACTTGATATTTGCGCCGGGATTTTCCACCGCCAAGGAAGTCAGCGATGTCTCCGGCCGCGGCGTGGGCATGGACGTGGTCAAGCGTAATATCAAAGACCTTGGCGGTGTGGTCGAGGTGAAGTCGGAGCAAGGGTTGGGGTCGACGTTTACCATCCGCCTGCCCCTGACCCTGGCCATCCTCGACGGACAGCTGGTGCGCATCGGCGATCAGACCTACGTGGTGCCTCTGGTATCCATCATCGAGTCCCTGCAGATCAAGTCGGAAAAAGTCAGTTCTATCGCCGGCGGTACGGAGTTGTACAAGCTGCGGGATGACTATCTGCCGATTATTCGTATGCATGAGCTGTTTAATATCGAGTCGGACAACACCGAACTGGTCAACGGCCTACTGGTGGTGGTTGAAGGCGAAGGTCAAATGGCCGGTATATTCGTGGACGATCTACTGGGTCAGCAACAGGTGGTGATCAAGAGTCTCGAAACGAATTATAAAAAGGTGAAAGGCCTCTCTGGAGCGACCATTTTGGGCGATGGTACCGTCGCCATGATACTGGATGTGCAGGGTCTCGTGGCCTTGTCGCGAGAACGGCTTAGATCCCTCAGGGACCGGTCCGCGGTTGCCTAG